GAACAGGTCATCCACGCCGACCCGAGCGAATATCTCGGCCTCGCTGATCGTGGCCACCGACAGCCCGCGCGCGCCAGCTCGAAGCTGACGGTCGGCGATCTGCGCGCACTTGTGGCTCTTGGCGTGCGGGCGCAGAGCGAACCCTTGAGACCGCGAAGCCTCAGCCATCTGCGAGATATTCCTGTCCAGAACGTCCGGATCGACCACGAGTGTCGGCGTAGCCAGCCCATCGGGCAGCGGTATCACCATCTCCTGCCTCCCCTCACGGAACACGTCCGGACGACCATGGCAGGTCGGCGGACCAGGGCCACAAGGCCATCACCTCAGGCCACATGTACCAATCGAGACGACCTCTTAGTGGTGCCCGGGCGCAATGCCGAGAACCTGTACGACGCGTCCCACGAAATCCGTGCTCACGCCAGCCCCCTCCAGTCCCCGATGATGCCGCGGAACAGGCCGTCCGTACCCGGTTTCAGGTCTCCCCGTCGGTGGACCACCAGCGGCACGGCCAGCGGCTCCAGCTTGCCCACCGGCGTAGTGAGATCTGCGATCGCCGCCGCCAGCAGACCGAAGAACGTCCGCGCCAGCTCTATCGCCACGTCCTGCCCCACGAGGCGCGGCCGGTTCTCCAGTTCGAGGCACAGCTCCCCGCGCCGCCATCCCAGGGAGAACGTGATGTCGTAGCGCGCCGAACCGGTCACCAGCTTGTTGGTGGCGAGCGTCGCGGTGGCCAGGCTCCGCGTGGGCGCAGGGGTGTTCTGCAGGATGAACATCGTCTGGAAGTAGGGCGTGCGCTCCGGCTCCATGGGGGGCGCCAGCGCGTCGAGCAGGACGCCGTAGGGGATGTCCTGGTTGTCGTGGGCCGCCATGACCAGACGGTGGGTGTCCTCCACCAGCCGGCCCACGGGCACCTCGGGCCGGAACACGTAAGGCATCACCAGGGTGTTCACGAAGAAACCGACCACGTCCCGCCACCGTGGGTCGGTACGCCCCGCGAAGGGCGTGCCGACGGCCAGGTGGTCACATCCGGTCAGCCGCCGCAGGGCCAGCTGGTAGACGGCGAGCCCCAGCACGAAGAAGGACGTGCCGCAGGCGCGGGCGGCCTGCTGAGCCTCCTGGATCAGGCTCTGCGGCAGCCCGAGCCAGGCCATGTCTCCGCCCCACCAGGACGCCTCGGGGTCCCGGCCCCCCTCGGGCCAGGGCAGCGGCCCGGGCGGGTCCGCTAGCCGCTGCCGCCAGTGGTCAAGCTGGGCATCGTGCTGGCCGCGTTCGATGCGCCGGCGCTGCCAGACCGCGAAGTCGACGTACCGGTGGGCGGGGGCGGGCCGGTCGGGCGCACCGGAAAGGAGGGCGCCGTACCGCTCCTCCAGGTCGTCGAAGAAGACCGGGGAGGACCAGCCGTCGAAGGCGATGTGGTGGAAGTTCACGATCATCACGGTCTCGTCCGCCGCCAGACTCACCAGGTGGGCCCGGGTGGTGGTCTCCGCCCGCAGGTCGAAGGGGCGTGCTGCTTCCTCCGAGCCGAGCTGTCGCAGGCGCCCGATCCGCTCGTCCTCCGGCAGGCGTCGCAGGTCGTGCCGGAACACGGGCACGTCCCCGGGGTCGTGCAGCCGGGCGGTGAGTCGCCCTGCCGCCTCCCCGAAGGAGGCCCGCAGCGACTCGTGCCGCGTGGCCACCTCGCGGAGCGCCCTTTCCAGGACTCCGAGGTCCACCGGACCGCGCAGCAGCACCGCGATCGGCACGTTGAACGAGGCCGACTCCGGGAAGCGGGTCTGGTACGCCCAGTGCCGCTCCTGGCCGATCGAGGCCCGCCAGGCCGACCCGGCACTCGCAGTGCGCCCGCTGTCGTCGTACGCCGTGCTCATGCTCCCGCCTCCTGCTGTCGCGCCACGACGACCTCGGCGAGCGCCCCCGGGGTGGGGGCGTCGAAGAGATCGGCGACGCTCATGGGCACCCCGAAGCGGTCTTGGAGCCGGGACACCAGTTGGACCGCGGTGAGGGAGTCGCCGCCCACGCCGAAGAAGTCGTCGTCGGGCTTGATCTCGCCGAGCCCGAGAGTCTCCCCGAGCAGTCGCACCACTTCAGTCAGGGCGTCGTCCGTGGGTTCGGGCGCCTGGGGCGCTTCCCGCCCGGCGTCGTGCCGGACCGGGGCGAGCGTCACCGGGCTCTGCTGCGCCTGCGTCGGTGCCGCGGTGACAGGTACCTCGACGGGTGTCCACTCCTCCGCCGGGACCACCGCCACCTGTGCAGGCACGTGCTCGGTCAGCAGGCGCATCAGGGTGTCGACGCCTTCGTCCAGAGTGATGCCCGAGGTCAGGCCGATCGTCACCGGCTCGTCGCGGACCGGGGGCTCGGTATGGGGCGGCGTGGGCTGCTCCACTGTCAGGGCGATCTTGGTGTAGCCGCTGACTGTGACAACGGCCCGGCCGAGGCCGTCGTAGAGCTCGGCGTCCACGGTGGAGCGGCCGGTGCGTTCCGGGCGGCGCACCATGCGGACCATCAGCTGCCCGGCGACCTCCCCGTACACCACCGCCCTGCGGCAGGTGAACGGCACGAAGTCACCGGCGGGCAGGTTCAGCGCCAGCGAGCGGTCGAGCAGGACCGGGTGGACCGGATGCGTGTCGAGGTCAGCTAGGTGTTCGGCGGCCAGCTCCAGCCGGCCCACCGTCACCTCGTCCTCCCGGTACGCCGCACGGACGCAGCCGAACCGCTCCCCGAAGGTGAAGTCCGTGCTCGAACCCTGCGGTGTCCCGGGGGTGACGGCCGGCCAGCCCTGGCACAGCGCCGTCAGGTCGGCGGTCGGGCGGTTGGCGGCCAGCGAGCGGTCGACACGGACCCGTGCACGCGCGTGCACGGTCGGCCGCTCCCCGCCCGCGGCGGCCCGCACTGTCGCGCTCCAGGCTCCCTCGGCCGTCCGCGTCAAGGTGACGGTCACCTCCGTCGGCTCCGCCACGAACAGAGGCTCCGAGAGCATCAGGTCCTCGATGACCACCGGGTCGAGGTCGTCGGCGCCGCCTGCGTCCCGCACGGCCCGCACCAGGAGGTCGAAGTAAGCGGCTCCGGGC
This region of Streptomyces caelestis genomic DNA includes:
- a CDS encoding condensation domain-containing protein, whose protein sequence is MSTAYDDSGRTASAGSAWRASIGQERHWAYQTRFPESASFNVPIAVLLRGPVDLGVLERALREVATRHESLRASFGEAAGRLTARLHDPGDVPVFRHDLRRLPEDERIGRLRQLGSEEAARPFDLRAETTTRAHLVSLAADETVMIVNFHHIAFDGWSSPVFFDDLEERYGALLSGAPDRPAPAHRYVDFAVWQRRRIERGQHDAQLDHWRQRLADPPGPLPWPEGGRDPEASWWGGDMAWLGLPQSLIQEAQQAARACGTSFFVLGLAVYQLALRRLTGCDHLAVGTPFAGRTDPRWRDVVGFFVNTLVMPYVFRPEVPVGRLVEDTHRLVMAAHDNQDIPYGVLLDALAPPMEPERTPYFQTMFILQNTPAPTRSLATATLATNKLVTGSARYDITFSLGWRRGELCLELENRPRLVGQDVAIELARTFFGLLAAAIADLTTPVGKLEPLAVPLVVHRRGDLKPGTDGLFRGIIGDWRGLA